A single genomic interval of Staphylococcus hyicus harbors:
- the hutI gene encoding imidazolonepropionase: protein MNDLIIQNIKQLILPKSTEHPLKGAELDELKIIENGTVVIQGDKIVYSGPHTDDYEAKETIDATGKVVSPSLVDAHTHLVHGGSREHEMSLKRQGVSYLEILEQGGGILSTVKATRQTSEEALFQKAEHDLLTMMHHGVLAVESKSGYGLDKENELKQLKVSRRLQEKYNLDMRHTFLGPHAVPQDAESNDAFLEDMIQLLPEVKKYADFADIFCETGVFTIEESKRYMEAAKKEGFKVKIHADEIDPLGGLGLAIDEKAISADHLVASSEEDKTKLNGSDTVAVLLPGTTFYLGKNEYADARGMIDYNGAIAIATDFNPGSCVTNNLQMVMAIAALKLKLSPNEIWNAVTVNAAKAIDLDAGTINEGDKANIVIWHAPNHEYIPYHYGINHVETVIKDGKVIIHHDLAIQ, encoded by the coding sequence ATGAATGATTTAATAATTCAAAACATTAAACAATTGATTTTACCAAAATCGACAGAACATCCTTTAAAAGGTGCAGAGTTAGATGAACTGAAAATTATAGAAAATGGTACAGTTGTTATCCAAGGTGATAAAATAGTATATTCAGGACCACATACAGACGATTATGAGGCGAAAGAAACGATTGATGCGACTGGTAAAGTTGTGTCACCATCTCTTGTAGATGCCCATACCCATTTAGTTCATGGAGGTTCACGTGAACATGAAATGTCACTAAAGCGTCAAGGGGTATCTTATCTTGAAATTTTAGAACAAGGGGGTGGCATACTTTCAACAGTAAAAGCAACAAGACAAACAAGTGAAGAGGCGTTGTTTCAAAAAGCAGAACACGACTTGTTAACAATGATGCACCATGGCGTACTGGCGGTTGAAAGTAAAAGTGGTTACGGATTAGACAAAGAAAATGAATTGAAACAACTCAAAGTTTCACGCCGTTTACAAGAAAAATATAATTTAGATATGCGACATACCTTTTTAGGACCACATGCGGTGCCCCAAGATGCAGAATCTAATGACGCCTTTTTAGAAGATATGATTCAACTTTTACCAGAAGTTAAAAAATATGCGGATTTTGCAGATATATTCTGTGAAACGGGTGTATTTACCATTGAAGAATCAAAACGCTATATGGAAGCTGCTAAAAAAGAAGGTTTTAAAGTTAAAATTCATGCAGATGAAATCGATCCTCTAGGTGGACTTGGTTTAGCAATTGACGAAAAAGCCATTTCAGCAGATCATCTTGTTGCTTCTAGTGAAGAAGACAAGACAAAGTTAAATGGTTCTGATACAGTTGCGGTATTATTACCAGGTACAACGTTTTACTTAGGTAAAAATGAGTACGCGGATGCACGTGGAATGATTGATTATAATGGAGCTATCGCAATTGCTACAGATTTTAATCCTGGAAGTTGTGTCACAAATAACTTACAAATGGTGATGGCAATTGCGGCTTTGAAATTAAAGTTATCACCAAATGAAATTTGGAATGCGGTCACAGTCAATGCAGCAAAAGCGATTGATTTAGATGCAGGCACAATAAATGAAGGTGATAAAGCAAACATAGTCATTTGGCATGCGCCAAATCATGAATATATTCCATACCATTACGGTATTAATCATGTAGAAACCGTAATTAAAGATGGCAAAGTCATTATCCATCATGATTTGGCCATTCAATAA